GCCCTGCACGCCGAGGGCGCCGCGGGTCGGATCGCGGGCAAGGTCGTCGTGCTGTCATGATGCCGTCATGTCCACGATGCCGGAGCAGGGGGAGCCCCGGTCCTTCCGTCGCTTCCACGTCGAGGCGATCAGCGAGGACCGCGGGGACGAGCTCGACGGCATCTACGGGATCAGCGACGGGGTCGACAGCGCACTCGAGACCTTCCGCTACGTCGGGGCGGGCGACGCCGACGTGTCCATGCGGGGCGCCGAGGTCGAGGGGACCCGGGCCGGACGCATGGACGCCCGCGCGGAGCACATCGTGTTCTGGATCGGCGACGGCAGCGCCGTGGTCGAGGACCTGGGCGACGGGTCCCGGCTCCACCCTGTTCCCGGACACCCCTACGTGCTCTCCGCCTCGTCGTCGTACGCGTTCGAGACCGACACCCGCAAGATCACGATCCTCCACCTGTCCGACCGGGTGCTCCGGGCGGCGCTCGCCCGCCGCGGCCGGTTCGTCCGCGGCCCGCTCGTGTTCGGCCAGCAGCCGGACATCGAGGTCGCCCTCGGACCGCTCCGGGCGATCATCCGGACCCGGGCGCCCCAGGTCATGGACGGGCGCATCGACGAGGACCAGCGCCTCGCCCTGAACGCCGAGATCGCCGACGCGGTCATCGACGCCTTCCCCCTCGTCGACGCCGAGGAGCCCGAGCCCACCACGAGTGCCGCGCGGGCCGCCGCCTGGCTGCGCGACCACGCACAGCAGGCGGTGACGCTGCGGGACGTCGCGGACGCCGTCGGACTCAGCGAACGCGGGGTGCAGAGCGCGATGCGTCGGGCCTACGGGGAGTCCCCGATGGAACGGCTCCGGGCCGAGCGCCTCGAGGGAGCCCACCGCGACCTCGTGGCGGGGGGCGAGGGCGTCCGGGTCGCGGAGACCGCCCGGCGGTGGCACCTGACGCACCTCGGTCGGTTCGCGGCCTCGTACGCCGAGCGCTACGGCGAGCAGCCGAGCGAGACCCTGCGCCGGGCCCGACAGCGCAGCGCCGACTGAGACTGTCGACAGGCACCGACTGACCCGGCCCCGGCGGTGCCAGGCTGAGCGGCGTGCGGCATCCGACGCACGACGGCCTCCCGGGGGTGGTGCGCATGGCGACCTGGTCCGACGGTCTCCCACCGGCCGCGCACGCCCGCGCCGCCCGCCAGCGGGAGAGCGGTGTCGCCGGCTCGCTGCTGTCCGCTCCCGGTGCCGCGGCGATCGGTTCCGTCGCCCTGCAGCCCGTCGGCGAGGTCTTCGGGTCCCTGGTCGTGCAGCTCGGCTGGGCCGGCGGCGGCTGCGGCATCTGGGCGACGGCGTCCCCGTTCGGCCCCGGCAGCGGGAGCGGGATGGGCGCCCTCGGCCGCGGGATGCTCGGCGGCTGGACGTCGCCGGTCCTCACCACGGGTGGCCGTGGTGGGCGGAACGCGGGCTTCGGCGCCTACGTGCAGGCCTTCGCGCGGGCGTGGCACGGTGCTCACGACCGGATGGTGGCCGAGGCCGGGCTGCTGGCGGCCGACGGGGTCGTCGGCGTGCAGGTCCGGCGCCGCCGGCTCGACGGGCAGATCTGGGAGTTCACCGCCGTCGGCACCGCCGTCCGGACGCTCGACACGTCCGTCAGCCCACGAACCGGAGGACCCGGCGCGCGAACCGGAGCACCCGGTCCGTGGACCGCCGGCTTCTCGGCCGAGCACACCACGGCCCTGCTGCAGTCCGGGTACGTCCCGCGCGGCATGGCCCTCGGGCTCTCCGTGTCGACGAAGCACGAGGACGCGCTCCTGCAGCAGCAGCGCTCGACGTGGGCCGGCAACACCGAGGTCGACGGCCTCACCCACCTGCTCGAGGCAGCCCGGGACGACGCCCGGCAGCAGCTCACCCGTCGCGCGGGCACCCTCCGCGCCTCGGACCTGGTCGTCACCGGCAGCTCGGTCGGCGAGTTCGAGACGTCCTGCGGGAACGAGGTCGACCTGCACGCCGAGGCGCTGTTCATCGGCACGGCGATCGCTCCCGGCCCGATGCACGCGTTCCGTGACCGCTCCGCGCAGGCCGTCACCCGGCGCGACGTCACGACCGTCGTCCCGCTGACCGACCCCGGCGTCCGCTCCGCATCCCGCCACCGCTGAACCCGACCCACGAGAGGCCCGACCATGAGCACCCCTGACCTCGGCAGCGTGCCGCTCCCCGCGGACGCCACCGCCCGGCTCGCCGACGGCGCGGGACGGCTCTTCACCTCGGACCTGTCCGTCAACGAGTTCCTGCTCGTCCGCCAGGCCGGCTTCCGCCCGGTCGGCCTCGTCCTGGGCTCGAGCGTCTACCACGTCGGCATCCAGACCGGGCGCTGGACCAAGAACATGGAGCTCGACAAGCTCAGCCAGGCGATGTACCACGCCCGCGAGCTCGCGATGACCCGGATGGAGGCCGAGGCCGACCGGCTCGGCGCGGACGGCATCGTCGGGGTCCGGCTCGAGATCGAGTTCAAGGAGTACGGCAACGACCTCGCCGAGTTCATCGCGGTCGGCACCGCCGTCGTCGCGGACGCCCCGCCGCCCACCGGGACCTGGCGGAACGCGAAGCGCCTGCCGTTCACGTCCGACCTGTCCGGGCAGGACTTCTGGACGCTGATCCAGGCCGGCTACGCCCCGCTCGGCCTGACGATGGGCACCTGCGTCTACCACATCGCCCACCGCGGGATGATGGCGTCGATGACGACCTTCGGGATGAACACCGAGATCCCGCAGTACACCGAGGCGCTCTACGACGCGCGGGAGCTCGCGATGGGCCGGATGCAGAGCGAGGCCGAGCACCTGGCCGCCGAGGGCATCGTCGGCGTGCAGCTCCTGTCGCTCCCGCACCGCTGGGGTGGTCACACGACGGAGTTCTTCGCGATCGGCACCGCCGTGCGCTCGCTCCGTCCCGACCACGTCATCGAGACCCCCACGCTCGTGCTGCCCCTCACCAATCGATGACCGACGGACCGATCGCACCCCTCGATGCCGGCGACGACCCGCAGGCGCTGCTCGACGGACTCGCCACCGCAGCCGTCCGCGCCCTGCCCCCGGCGGTCGTCGACCGGGTCCTGGCGGTCGACCGCAGCCGATCGCTCGGCGACCGCCTGGCCGGCCGACCCGGCGCCGTCCGCTCGCTCCGCCTGACGGGCGCGAGCGAGACGCTCACCCTGCAGCTCGACGGCCGACGACTCGTCACCGAGGCCGCCCAGGTCTCCGGCGGGGTCACCATCGCCCGGCGGCAGCCGCCCCTCGGGACCTGGTTGGGCCTGTTCGCCGGTGAGGTGGCGGCGGTCGCCGCGGACGCGGCCGGCGACACGGCGGCGGTCGCCGCATCGCTCGGGAGGCTCGGCATCCGGACCGTCGACGCGTTCCGTGTCGCGGATGCGGACGTCCCACGCGGACTGGCCGCGCTGTCGGCGGCGGCCGCCACGCGCCTCCCGGCCGATGCTGCGACCACCGTGGGCCGCATCGCGGAGCTGCTCACCGACGCGCTGGCGCGCGTCGCCGGCGACCTGGCGAGCGACGCGGAGGTCGTCGTCACCCGCACCGCGACCGTCTACCTGCCGGACACGCTCCGGGCGTACGCGGCGCTGCCCGCGGACTGGGCGGCCACCCACCGGCTGTCCGACGGGTCCACACCGCTCGAGGCGCTGCGGCGGCAGCTCGACGCGCTCGAGACCGCCGCCCGCGGGATGCGCGACGCGGCCGTCGAGCGGGACGCGGCGGCGGTCGTCGTGAACGGGCGGTTCCTGGCGGACCGGTTCCGGGCGGCGGACCCGGGGTTGGAGCTGCGGTGAGCGGGGACGACGACGACCTGCGACGGGTCGGGGAGCGGACCTGGACCGTGCGCTACAAGATCCCGCTCGCCGTCGTGACCGGGCTCCTGGCGGCGTGCTGCTTCGTCGCCGTGATCGCCGGGGGATCGGTCGGGGCGTGGGTCGGCGGGAGCGGGCTCGTCCTGCTGGTCGCGTGGGTCGTCGTGTTCCGGGTGCTGTACCGACGCGGGTACTGACGTGACCGCTGCGATGACGGGCGATGTGCCGTGGGCTCTCGGACCCGCAGTCCGGGGGACGTTCCACCGCGCGGTCGACCCGCGGTTCCACGACTCCGTGCTCGCCGGGTCCCGTCTGCCCGGCCGGTACTCGCGTGCGGACGAACCGACCCTCTACCTGAGTTCCTCGGTCGACGGGGTCGAGGCGGCGATGATCGCGCACCGGGACGCACGGGCGCGAGAGCCCGCGATCGTCGCGGTCGATGTCGAGGCGACCCGGATCGTCGACCTGCGGGACCCGCTGGTCCTCGCGCAGCTGGGGATCGACCTCGCCGACGCGACCGCGCCGTGGCAGGAGGTCGTCGCCGCAGGGGGAGTGCCCTCGTCGTGGTCGGTCCGCGACCGCCTGGTCGAGGCCGGGGCCCACGGCCTGATCGACCCGTCCCGGAAGCGACCAGGGCTCTGGCACCTGGTGTTGTTCCGCTGGAACGAGCCCGGGGCGCCGACCGTGCGATTGCTGACCGAGGACGGCTGAAGCAGCCGAACGGCGTGAAGTGGTGGAGCGCTCCGGAAATCGAACCAGACGAGGTCCCCCGATAGGGACGCGCCCCTCGTACGTCATGAACAGTACCGGAACGATCGGGGCGGAGCTGGTGACCGCCCGTGTGACGGTGCCGGGAGCTGATGCCTCTCGAAGGAAGGGACTGGGATCGGAGCCAGAACCGGGGGCGTCGACCGGTCCCGCTTCACTGTGTCGTCATGCACGTCTGCAGCACCCACGCCAGGAACGCCCGGTACTCGGCGTCGCTCGCGGCGGCCCGCATCGCGTCGGACTGCAGGAACCGCGGATCGGTCCCGACGTCGGACACCTTGCTCTCGGGCGGGAAGGTCCGGAGGATCGCGACCGTCTCGTCGGCCGCAGCGGCGAACTTCTCGGCTCCGGCGGAGACATCGGAAGCGGCACCGGGGACCGGGAGGAGCGCCCGGGTCGCCTCGGCCTGCCGCTGTCGAGCCGTGATGTCCCCGGCGACGTCGCCCTGAACGGCCTCGGCTGCCGCGGCGTTCGCGGCGCAGAAGGACGCGACGCGCTCGTCGTCCGGCGCGGCCGTGGGCGAGGACGCAGCGGACGAGGACGTGGACGACGCACTCGTCGAGGCGCCGTGCGTGGTGCCGGCGGTCGGCCCGTCACCCGCACCAGTCCCGGCGCACCCCGAGAGCCCGATGACCAGAGCAACCGAGACGACGAGCAGGCTCCCGGTCCGCAGAGCCATCGTCAGGCAGCCGTCCCGCACTCCGCGCAGAACCGCGCGTTCGGCGCCAGGTCGGTGCCGCAGCCGGAGCACGCGCGGGTGGTCATCAGGGACGCACCACACTCGACACAGAACTTCCCGCCGCGGGACTGCGCACCGCACGACGGGCACCGCGGCTGCGCCTGCTGCGACAGCGGGGTACTCCCGACCAGGTCGACGGACTCGAGCCGCTGCTGCATCTGGCTCCGTCGGGCCTCCGCCTGCAGCCGGGCGAGCTCCTCGACGACGACCGGCGAGCACCGGACGCACTGCCCGACGTCGGTGTTCCAGCAGCCGTCGCCGCAGACCCAGTCACCGCAGCCGCGGCACTGGTGGAAGCGGGGCGCGATCTCGGCGGTCGCCGTGCGGAGCGCCGCGTCCTTCGCCGGTGAGTTCGTCCCGCGGTCGAGCAGCCGGTCCGCCATGTAGCCCGCCTGGGCGAGTGGGCCGCCCAGGAACCCGCTGAGTCCGCGGGCGAGCTTCTGTCCGGTCGAGCGAAGGTCACGCTGGAAGGCGGACCGGAAGCCGTTGCCGCAGCGCTCGCAGCGGAACTCGAACTGGAAGCCGTCCTCGTTGGAGAGGTCGGTGACGTTGTCGGTGAACGGGACGTGTTCGGTCATCTCGGTCCTGCTTCAGTCGGTGGACGGGTGGGGACGGTCGGTGCGGTCGGTGCGGTCGGTGCGGTCGGGCCGAGGATCGCCGCGACGACGGCCAGGACGTCGGCGTCCTCGGATGAGCCGGCGGCGTCCATCAGGAGCAGGTTGTTGATGAGCATCCCGCGGCTGAGGAACGCAGCGGTCTCCGGCACCGTCGCACCGGAGGCCCGTACGGCCGCGGTGATCTCCCGGAACAGGCGCCGCGCCTCCTCGGCGATCGCGGGTTCCGCCGGTGCCGCGGAGAACGCGTGGGCGTGCACGAGCACGGCCGACAGGTCCGTGCGGACGAGCCGCATGTACGCCGCGCCCAGCCGTGCCGGGTCGAATCCGTCACGACCGGCGGCGCGGAACGCGGCCACGATGCGCGCACCGGCGTGCGCGTGTGCACGGAGGAACAGCTCCCGCTTCGAGCCGAAGGCCTGGATGACGTACGGCTGCGAGACGCCCATCTCCGCAGCGACTTGTGCGGTGGTCGTGCCGAAGTACCCACGAGCGGCGAACGCCGACACCGCGGCGGCGAGCAGTTCGTCGTTCCGAGCAGGGAGACGCCGCGCGTTCATGCTGGGGCGGCCCTCCCGTCGGGTTATCGGTCGATAACACGATGGCAGAACGGACGCGCGCTGTCGAGGGGTCCGACCGACCGGCTACCGTCCTGCGCCCCGGAGGCCCGAGCCGGGCCGCAGCACCAGGACCGTCCCGACACCGGCGAGGACGACGGTGAACCCGACGATCACGACGGTCTGCGGCACGACGCCGAGGAGCGACCCCACCGCGACGACGGGCACCGCGAGCCCGAGGTACGCGCAGGTGAACGTGTCGGATGCGGCGGCACCACGCCGGTCCGGGCTCGCGTTCCGCAGCGCGGACCCGAGCGCGCGGCTGAACACGATCCCCGCGCCGGCACCGGCGATCGCGGCCCCGACGGCGAACGTGGCGGTACCGGCGACCGTCCCCGGGACCGTCGCGGTCGACACCGCGACCAGGACGAAACCGGTCACCACGAGCGGGAACGCCCACCGGCCGCGTTCGGACAGCACGGTGGCCCCGACCGCACCGGCGAGGAACGGCAGGGCGGCGACCACACCGACCTCCGTCACGCTCGGCTGACGGTCGCCGCCGGCGAGCAGGTGCGGCGTCAACGCGCCGAAGCAACCGGTGACGGCGAAGGCCGCGCACGCGCCGAGACGATCAGGCCACCGCGGGACGCGTGACCGCGTGCCAGCACCCGACGTCGGCTGCGGTCCGCCGTGTGCCGCCTCCGGCACGACCGGACGGGAGGCACGGGGTGCGAGCAGGGCGGCGCTCGTCGTGAGGACGGTCGCCACCACGACGTACAGCGCCCACCGCGGGAGCGCGCCGGTCCCGACCAGGAGCGCCGCTGCCGCGGGGCCGAGGGCCAGACCGGCCATCGCGAGCCCCGGCGTCACGGTCGCCCAGAACCGGACGTGCCGCCCGGCTCCGCGGGCTCGGTCGGTGACGAAGGTGACCGCGCTCGCGGCGGCGATGCCCACACCGAGGCCGCTCAGCAGCCGACCGACGACGAAGGCGGGCAGACCGGGGACGACCGCGAGCACGACGGCTGCCGCGGCCCCGAGCAGCGCGGCGACGACGATGCGACCGCGGACCGGCCAGCGTGCGCAGCGCCGCGTGCGGACGATCGACAGCCCGACCACGGCGCCCAGGGCGAAGACCGCGAAGAGCACCGTGGTGCCGGTCTCGTCGATGTCGAACGCGCGTGCGTACGCCGGGTAGAGCGGCGTGGGCACGGTCGCCAGTGCCATCGTGCCGACCGTGACGACCGCGGCGGGCACGGGGGACGCCCCGCGGACGGTCCGACCGGTCGTCGGGAGGGCTGTCTGCTCCTCGGTCGTCGTCACGCGGTCAGGTGCCCGGGGCTGCCCACCGTCGCGGACGTCCACGCAGCGAGGAGCTCGGCTGACTCGGTCACCACACCCAGGTGCAGCGACACCATCGACAGCGCCGCGCGCTCGAGCCCCTCGTCGGTCCCGCGCACCAGGTCCGACGGCACGGACACGCGGTACCCCAGGTTCGACGCGTCGAACGCGCTGTTGAGCACGCAGCAGTCGGCCATGATCCCGTCGAGGACCACCGCTCGGACGCCCATCTGACGGAGCAGGAAGTCGAGGTCGGTCGGGTAGAACGCGGAGAGGCGCTTCTTGCCGGTCACGACCTCGTCCTGCGGCTCGACCTCGGTGACGAACCGGGTCCACCGGCTCCCGGCGAGTGCGTGGTCCGCCGCGCCGGGGATCGGACCGACGTGCTGCGGGAAGGTCGTCCGCCACGCGCTGTCCGACGTCCCACCGA
The Curtobacterium citreum genome window above contains:
- a CDS encoding MFS transporter — translated: MTTTEEQTALPTTGRTVRGASPVPAAVVTVGTMALATVPTPLYPAYARAFDIDETGTTVLFAVFALGAVVGLSIVRTRRCARWPVRGRIVVAALLGAAAAVVLAVVPGLPAFVVGRLLSGLGVGIAAASAVTFVTDRARGAGRHVRFWATVTPGLAMAGLALGPAAAALLVGTGALPRWALYVVVATVLTTSAALLAPRASRPVVPEAAHGGPQPTSGAGTRSRVPRWPDRLGACAAFAVTGCFGALTPHLLAGGDRQPSVTEVGVVAALPFLAGAVGATVLSERGRWAFPLVVTGFVLVAVSTATVPGTVAGTATFAVGAAIAGAGAGIVFSRALGSALRNASPDRRGAAASDTFTCAYLGLAVPVVAVGSLLGVVPQTVVIVGFTVVLAGVGTVLVLRPGSGLRGAGR
- a CDS encoding helix-turn-helix transcriptional regulator, which encodes MSTMPEQGEPRSFRRFHVEAISEDRGDELDGIYGISDGVDSALETFRYVGAGDADVSMRGAEVEGTRAGRMDARAEHIVFWIGDGSAVVEDLGDGSRLHPVPGHPYVLSASSSYAFETDTRKITILHLSDRVLRAALARRGRFVRGPLVFGQQPDIEVALGPLRAIIRTRAPQVMDGRIDEDQRLALNAEIADAVIDAFPLVDAEEPEPTTSAARAAAWLRDHAQQAVTLRDVADAVGLSERGVQSAMRRAYGESPMERLRAERLEGAHRDLVAGGEGVRVAETARRWHLTHLGRFAASYAERYGEQPSETLRRARQRSAD
- a CDS encoding heavy metal-binding domain-containing protein, producing MSTPDLGSVPLPADATARLADGAGRLFTSDLSVNEFLLVRQAGFRPVGLVLGSSVYHVGIQTGRWTKNMELDKLSQAMYHARELAMTRMEAEADRLGADGIVGVRLEIEFKEYGNDLAEFIAVGTAVVADAPPPTGTWRNAKRLPFTSDLSGQDFWTLIQAGYAPLGLTMGTCVYHIAHRGMMASMTTFGMNTEIPQYTEALYDARELAMGRMQSEAEHLAAEGIVGVQLLSLPHRWGGHTTEFFAIGTAVRSLRPDHVIETPTLVLPLTNR
- a CDS encoding zinc ribbon domain-containing protein; translated protein: MTEHVPFTDNVTDLSNEDGFQFEFRCERCGNGFRSAFQRDLRSTGQKLARGLSGFLGGPLAQAGYMADRLLDRGTNSPAKDAALRTATAEIAPRFHQCRGCGDWVCGDGCWNTDVGQCVRCSPVVVEELARLQAEARRSQMQQRLESVDLVGSTPLSQQAQPRCPSCGAQSRGGKFCVECGASLMTTRACSGCGTDLAPNARFCAECGTAA
- a CDS encoding heavy metal-binding domain-containing protein, producing MATWSDGLPPAAHARAARQRESGVAGSLLSAPGAAAIGSVALQPVGEVFGSLVVQLGWAGGGCGIWATASPFGPGSGSGMGALGRGMLGGWTSPVLTTGGRGGRNAGFGAYVQAFARAWHGAHDRMVAEAGLLAADGVVGVQVRRRRLDGQIWEFTAVGTAVRTLDTSVSPRTGGPGARTGAPGPWTAGFSAEHTTALLQSGYVPRGMALGLSVSTKHEDALLQQQRSTWAGNTEVDGLTHLLEAARDDARQQLTRRAGTLRASDLVVTGSSVGEFETSCGNEVDLHAEALFIGTAIAPGPMHAFRDRSAQAVTRRDVTTVVPLTDPGVRSASRHR
- a CDS encoding cysteine hydrolase family protein — translated: MTTITVHGTQRTADPQGPLRDWFDPTHTAIVSIDMHEGHLSEDPACPCPAPRGRAIVGPIDDFHRAARALGIPVVHVRSELRASGIDDVGGTSDSAWRTTFPQHVGPIPGAADHALAGSRWTRFVTEVEPQDEVVTGKKRLSAFYPTDLDFLLRQMGVRAVVLDGIMADCCVLNSAFDASNLGYRVSVPSDLVRGTDEGLERAALSMVSLHLGVVTESAELLAAWTSATVGSPGHLTA
- a CDS encoding TetR/AcrR family transcriptional regulator: MNARRLPARNDELLAAAVSAFAARGYFGTTTAQVAAEMGVSQPYVIQAFGSKRELFLRAHAHAGARIVAAFRAAGRDGFDPARLGAAYMRLVRTDLSAVLVHAHAFSAAPAEPAIAEEARRLFREITAAVRASGATVPETAAFLSRGMLINNLLLMDAAGSSEDADVLAVVAAILGPTAPTAPTAPTVPTRPPTEAGPR
- a CDS encoding RES family NAD+ phosphorylase — its product is MTAAMTGDVPWALGPAVRGTFHRAVDPRFHDSVLAGSRLPGRYSRADEPTLYLSSSVDGVEAAMIAHRDARAREPAIVAVDVEATRIVDLRDPLVLAQLGIDLADATAPWQEVVAAGGVPSSWSVRDRLVEAGAHGLIDPSRKRPGLWHLVLFRWNEPGAPTVRLLTEDG